AACCAGGCGCGAATGAACGCCTGGTTTCTTTACACGATATCTACTTCTTGTAAATAGGGCCTCTTGAATTTTGCCCTCCCCCTCGTCTTTGCACAACCATTGAATGAACATAAAAATACCCGGCTGCCTAAGCAGCCGGGTATAATTATTTCGCTCAGTCGTGCAAAGCTTTGATGACTTTTGGTGAAACGACTTGTGTACCGCCTGAAGTGAAGACAGTGCCGTAGTAGTGGGCACGTGTTTCGACTGTAGCGTTCACAGAGTCTTTTTTGACTAGAAGCATCGGTGCTTCATAAGCTGCAGCGAGTGCGTTTCCAGTCAAAGCATCTGGGAAGTTTTGGCCGTTAGCTGCCAAGCCTTCGCCAGCGTCTTCAAACAATAGCTCTGCTACTGCTGCAGACGTCAAGTAACGGTCTGCACCGCTGACACGTGTTGCATCCGGCATTGCATCTGCTACTTCTTCAGAAACGGCTTGAGATCCTCCGATGATCGTTGTTGTATCGTAGAATTCAAGTTCGTCTGCTGTTGCTGCAGGAATGTAATCTGGGCGTGTTAATAGGATTGGTTTGTCGTTAACAGCTGCATACGAACCAGCAGACAAGGCATCTGGGAAGTTCACGCCGCTTACGACGACTGCTTCAGTGCCATCTGTCTCAAGTTCATCTGCGATTGCCACAGCTGTATCATAGCGAGTGGCTCCGCCAATACGTTCTACATCAAGGTCAAGACCTTCTAGTTCAGCAAATACATCAGCTGAAACAGCTTGTGTGCCGCCAAGAACGATGGCGTTTGTTGCGCCAAGGCGTGCGATTTCTTCAGCAACACCAGAAGCAAGTGCTCCAGAGCGCGTCAATAGGATTGGCGCATCGTATTGATCAGCAAGTGGAGCTGCTGTCAAAGCGTCTGCATACTGGTCACCGCGTGCGATGACGACCGTGTCAGCAGATTCCCAGCCTTGTTTCGATACAGCGATTGCTGTTTCGTAACGGTTTTCACCAGACAAGCGCACTTGGTTGATGCGGCGCTCTTCGTATGGCTCTATGCCTTCGTCAGCGAAGGATTGTGCGTGCTCTTCGAACATTTCCCAGTCTGTGAAACCTGGCTCCGTTACACGGCCTTCAGCATAAGCTTTAGCGAACATGTCATAGCCGTCGCCGCCTTTAGCAGTGAAAGTATTCGTTGCGACTGTATATGTTTCTTCCATATCCAATTCTGTATATTCACCATCTCCTGTATCTACGAAAGCAGACAGGACACGTTCGCCGACTGGTGCTTTGGCATCATAGTTGAAGAACATACCGGATACGTGCAGGAATCCACCAAATTCTGGAATAGTTTTTTCACCCTCTGCAGGAGTCGCTTGGACACTACGCTCAAGTGCTTCTGTGAGTTCCTGGCCAGTGACTTCCATGATTGCCAAAGCGTTGCCGAATGGCAGGACAGTCAAGACCTCCCCATAAGTAATCGGTCCCTCATCGATAGAAGCACGGATGCCACCGCCATTTTGAAGCGCAATTGTCGTTTCAGGATTGATTGTTTTTGCTTTTGCGAGCATGCCATCAGTAATGAAGTTTCCAAGGTTTGTTTCACTTGAACGAATTCCGAATTCTCCGCGCGTGCCGTTTAGGAAGACATTTGCTTCAACTCCGATTTCTTTTTTCTTTAAGTCATCGATTTCATCTGCGAAAGGCTTGAGAATAGCTGCGGCCTCTTCGTCTGCATCAGCAAGCGCAACTTCATGATGCTCACCAACGAAGTTTGTTACGTTTCCAGCTTCATCGAAAGTGACATCCAGTTGACCTAGGAACTTATTGTATTCGTTCGCTTGAACAATGACTGTATCTTCTACTTGCACAGGTGGCAATAGTTTTGTGTGTGTATGTCCACCGACGATGACGTCGATGCCATCCACTTCTGCAGCTAGAGTGCGGTCGTTGTCCACTGCCACGTTGTCATTGTAGCCAATATGAGTCAAAGCAACGATTTTATTAACGTCTTGGTCCTCAAACCAAGTAACTGCTTCTTCGGCAGCCTCAAGATAATCCGTAAATTCTACATCTACTGGGCTTGAGATATCTGCTGTTTCAGCAGTGGTCAAACCGAAGATCCCGACTTCCTCGCCATTCACTTCTTGTACGACACCGCTATAGATTTGGCCATTGGCAGCAGTTTTGGTGAAAGCGTCTCCCGCTACAAGCGGTGACATCTTGTCATCTTTCGAGAAGTCCACGTTAGCCCCAAGCATTGGGAAGTCCGCATTTCCAACAAACTCAGCAAGTGCTCCGTGCCCATCTGCACTAGATCCCAAGTCGAATTCATGGTTTCCGAATACCATGGCGTCATAGCCCATGTAGTTCATGAGTTCTAGGTCAGCTTGCCCCTGGAATGAGTTGAAATACAGTGTTCCTGAGAAGACATCGCCTGCATCAAGCAATAGGTTGTTGGCATTCTCCGCTCGCAATTGCTTAACCAAAGTTGCGCGTTTCGGCGCATTGTCAAGATTTGCGTGCGTGTCATTCGTGTGCATGATCGTTAACTCGAAATCGCCTTCAGCTGCGTCCGCTTGTTGCGAATCGTAAATCCCAACGACTGTTAAAGCCAGTGTCGTCGCCATTACAGAAGTGAAAATCTTTTTCGGCATTTGTACACCATCCTATCAATTTTTTTGACGAACGTCTCTCAGGGCTGTATCTTTCAGACTATGTATCAAGACGTTTGTCCCTATTACCCATAATACTACAAAAGATTTCGAAGGTAAGTAAAATTTTGATAAATATTTCGATAACGCTTACATTTTTTCTTTTTCTCATTAGATACTTCATGAATATCCATATAAAGGGATTCAAAGTTACTACTTTTGACATTTAAGTATAGGATTTTTAACTTTCTACCCCTATTCCAATGAATGAGTTTCTTCTATATATAATGCAGTTAATTTAGTAAAACAAAAACGGAGCGCCCAAAGGCACCCCGTCTTCACTTATCTTATTTGTTGTTCAAGTACTCGTCCAATTGCTTCAAGATGTCATCGGATACGGCTTGTGATCCACCGATCACTTTCACGTACTCAACGCCATTCTTCTGCAAGTGTTCGCCAAGTTCTTTAGGTACGGATTTTCCTACCAAGTAGACGCCAGTGTCATCTTTCGCTGCCAGCGCGCCGCCTGCTAGAGCATCCGCATAAGACTTGCCTGTTGCGACATAAACTGTATCTGTTGGGCTACCGAAGTATTTCGCCACTTCAAGTGAAGTTTTGTAACGATCCGCGCCACTGATACGGAACGAGTTCGGAAGCTCAGAAGCTGCCTGCTCGCTGATCGCGCCAGTTCCACCGATGATCAAGCTGTTTTCCACGCCTAGTTTCACCAATGCCGCTTTCGTTGCGTTCGGCACTGAATCTGTACGGGAAAGCAAGATCGGTGTTCCTTCAGATCCAGCATAGCTAGCTACGCTTAGAGCATCCGGGAAGTTTGTTCCGCTAACGACGATTGCTGATTCAGATTTACCGAATTTCTCAGCAATTTTCGCAGCTGTTTCAAAACGATCAGCGCCGCTGATGCGTTCTACTGTGATGCCGTCAGATTTCAATTGCTTAACGACAGCGTCAGAGATCGCGCCAGTTCCACCAAGAACGTGGACTGTTTTCGCGCCAAGGCGTTTGATTTCTTCGTATGTGTCAGCAGGCAATTTCGCCGTGCGAGACAATAGAAGCGGTGCATCGTGCATCTTCGCAAGCGGTACGCCTGCTAGTGCATCTGCATAGTTGTCACCACGTGCAAGGACGACTGTATCGGAAGATTCCCAGCCTTCTTGGCTCAATTCAACTGCAGTGATGTAGCGGTCTGCGCCTGAAATGCGCTCTGCACGAAGGTCTGATTCAGAACGGTCAATCTTCACTTCTTTTTCAACTTTGTTGCCAGCGCCATCTTCAGCGACAACCATGAACGAGTTCATGCCATCTACCAAATCGACTTTCGCTGTTACCGTGTTGCTGATTGGGTCCGCAATTTTGATTTCATCGAACACATCTTGGTTGTAAAGGACATCTCCATCAAGTGATAGTTTCACTAGGTTGAAGTTGTCTTTCACCGTAATTTCGAATTCGACAGAATCTTGGTCTTGATCCACTACGCTCGGAGCGTCAATCGCAAGTGTCGGGTTCACCGTATCCACATAAATCGGGCGGATGATAGAAGACGTGTTGCCGTTGTAATCAGTCGCTTCGAATTTCACTTCTTGGCGTCCTGTTTCAAGTTCAATTGTCGTATCAAATGCGAAGCCGTCTTCCGTTTCAGTGAATGTTACTTCTTTGCCATTCACTTTCAAAGTCTTCAAGTTTTCTTCGACAACATACCCTTTGACCGGTACTGTATTCGTGTTATACAGGCCAAGCGCTGATGGGCCGTCTTCATCTACATAAATGACCGGTTTAACTGTGTCGTCTGCGTTAGAAATAGCGTAACCGCCGTTGAAGGCATGGTCATAGACAACGACTTCGATCAAGTCAGCTTCTGAAGCGTCTAAATCAAACTTATCCAAGTCGATTACTGTTTCATCTGCACCGAAGAACTCGTTTTCAGCCGGCAAGCTAGTGCCATCGACTTTCACTCGGAATTGTTTAACCCCAACCCCTTCATCAGATAAAGAAACTTCCAGCGTATTGTCTTCTTCGTTTACAGAGACTGACGCTTCGGGTGCGACTGTATCGATATAAACCGGCAAGGTCTTGCTCTGCCAATCTGCCTCTTCGTAGTCCACCTTCGCTTTTAATTCGTAATCATATAATCCGTCTGCAGCTACTTTTCCTTCGACTTTGCCGTCCCAAGCACGCGATCCGTTATAACTGAAGTAGCTACCGCTTCCACCGTTAAAGTAGTTTTTGCGAACATCTTTTTCGATATTCACTGTGCGCAATTTTTTGCCTTCGGCATTCCAGACATTTGTCTGGAGCTCATCAGCATTCCGCAGCAATGTCGGGATGCCGTTGATAGAATCGTTCAAGCCATCGTTGTTTGGAGAGACCGGATAAACCAGTTTTCCATCTACTTCAACCAAGTCCAAGAACTTAAGTCCATCGTATGCATCTCCGAAGCCATCTTCCGCTAGATAGTCTTCATAAAATCTCGGTTCGTCTTTTTCTTCAACGCCGAAGGAATCAATGATGTCCGGACGGTCCCATTCGCCGTAGAAGCTGATGTATGGCAAGACCAGATCAGGGTTTGCTGAACCTTCTTCAGCCATCAATTTCACAAAGCCTTCAACGAAGACATCTTCTTCAAGCGCTTTCGTAATTTCTTTGCCATCTTTGTCAAGTCCAGGCACTTGTCCTGCACTGATATCGATTGTAACTGTCACATCAGTCGTACCATTTGCCGGTACTGTCACTGTTTCAGGAGCTGTTACTTTTGCTCCTTGAAGTGCGCCTGATTTCAACAAGTTAGATGTTACGTCGCCATCTTCTTGGAACATATCCACAAGTACGGATGTGTCGACTGAATACGTTGCCGCTTCATCGGACATGTTTTCAGCTGTCAATGTGAATGTAAAGGAATCTTCTGTGAAGTCCTTGATGTTCACTTTTGCTTCATTTGTCGATTTTTCAGTCAAGATGACTGGCGTTGTAACAGCGCCGTTCAGCTGCATCATCCCTGCGCCTTGACGACGAGGAGAAATGGTATCGCCTGATTTACCATGCGTAATATCTGCTGTATTCAGCATCAATACTTTCGCTAGGCGAGTACGTTCTTCAACAGATAGGTTTTTGTACTCGTCATGGTTTTTCAAGTATTGCTGAACGAGTGCCGCGCCGCCTGCAACGTGTGGAGCTGCCATCGACGTTCCGCTCATGACGCCGTATTTGTCATTTTCAAGCGTTGACAAGATGTTTCCGCCTGGTGCAGACAATTCCGGTTTGAACTCAAGGTCCGGCGTTACGCCCCACGATGTGAAGTCTGTTGCACGACCGACTTCAGGTCCTTCTTCTTTATCTGTTTGTTCTACATTCGCACCAAGTTCACCGTCTGTAGCAAGTGCCGCTTCAAGTTCTGCGCCATCTTCCTGAGTGATCTTCATGAACGGAATATCCCAGC
This is a stretch of genomic DNA from Planococcus maritimus. It encodes these proteins:
- a CDS encoding cell wall-binding repeat-containing protein; translated protein: MPKKIFTSVMATTLALTVVGIYDSQQADAAEGDFELTIMHTNDTHANLDNAPKRATLVKQLRAENANNLLLDAGDVFSGTLYFNSFQGQADLELMNYMGYDAMVFGNHEFDLGSSADGHGALAEFVGNADFPMLGANVDFSKDDKMSPLVAGDAFTKTAANGQIYSGVVQEVNGEEVGIFGLTTAETADISSPVDVEFTDYLEAAEEAVTWFEDQDVNKIVALTHIGYNDNVAVDNDRTLAAEVDGIDVIVGGHTHTKLLPPVQVEDTVIVQANEYNKFLGQLDVTFDEAGNVTNFVGEHHEVALADADEEAAAILKPFADEIDDLKKKEIGVEANVFLNGTRGEFGIRSSETNLGNFITDGMLAKAKTINPETTIALQNGGGIRASIDEGPITYGEVLTVLPFGNALAIMEVTGQELTEALERSVQATPAEGEKTIPEFGGFLHVSGMFFNYDAKAPVGERVLSAFVDTGDGEYTELDMEETYTVATNTFTAKGGDGYDMFAKAYAEGRVTEPGFTDWEMFEEHAQSFADEGIEPYEERRINQVRLSGENRYETAIAVSKQGWESADTVVIARGDQYADALTAAPLADQYDAPILLTRSGALASGVAEEIARLGATNAIVLGGTQAVSADVFAELEGLDLDVERIGGATRYDTAVAIADELETDGTEAVVVSGVNFPDALSAGSYAAVNDKPILLTRPDYIPAATADELEFYDTTTIIGGSQAVSEEVADAMPDATRVSGADRYLTSAAVAELLFEDAGEGLAANGQNFPDALTGNALAAAYEAPMLLVKKDSVNATVETRAHYYGTVFTSGGTQVVSPKVIKALHD
- a CDS encoding cell wall-binding repeat-containing protein, which encodes MQNGSKTWKKFVSVAMIAGLVASNGMMTASATSGDKESANEKDLQAINVLSNDKAELIKQLKKKENTEMVQKDALDPNEEVRVIVEVEGQSAVEVASAQGVQYKTLAKAEKEKIEAQLVKSHANVKKTISSKGVELNSQYEYTTAFNGFSGMVKFSDVEKIKDLPNVKNVYIANEYERPEATPEMTTSHDFIQSRQVWADSKFQGEGMVVAVIDTGVDPDHKDFNITDDSKVDLTKSDVEGLVSKDGLKGAYQNVKVPYAYNYYDKNNEIQDDGPDASMHGMHVAGTVGANGDESTGGLKGVAPESQILGMKVFSNDVNFPSTFSDVYLAAIDDAVKLGADVLNMSLGSTSSFYDADSAEDKAITNAVNNGIVSAVSAGNSGHIGYGYDNPHYDNPDYGLVGSPGLNKDTIQVAATGNLVNHFTHEVDFGDFSVEGFGVDDWTDFQEDGDDFEVVSLKELSGKPNALGAAADYEGIDVTGKVVVVERGAYAFADKTKWAAAAGAAGIIVYNTSNPVFYKDQGGWDIPFMKITQEDGAELEAALATDGELGANVEQTDKEEGPEVGRATDFTSWGVTPDLEFKPELSAPGGNILSTLENDKYGVMSGTSMAAPHVAGGAALVQQYLKNHDEYKNLSVEERTRLAKVLMLNTADITHGKSGDTISPRRQGAGMMQLNGAVTTPVILTEKSTNEAKVNIKDFTEDSFTFTLTAENMSDEAATYSVDTSVLVDMFQEDGDVTSNLLKSGALQGAKVTAPETVTVPANGTTDVTVTIDISAGQVPGLDKDGKEITKALEEDVFVEGFVKLMAEEGSANPDLVLPYISFYGEWDRPDIIDSFGVEEKDEPRFYEDYLAEDGFGDAYDGLKFLDLVEVDGKLVYPVSPNNDGLNDSINGIPTLLRNADELQTNVWNAEGKKLRTVNIEKDVRKNYFNGGSGSYFSYNGSRAWDGKVEGKVAADGLYDYELKAKVDYEEADWQSKTLPVYIDTVAPEASVSVNEEDNTLEVSLSDEGVGVKQFRVKVDGTSLPAENEFFGADETVIDLDKFDLDASEADLIEVVVYDHAFNGGYAISNADDTVKPVIYVDEDGPSALGLYNTNTVPVKGYVVEENLKTLKVNGKEVTFTETEDGFAFDTTIELETGRQEVKFEATDYNGNTSSIIRPIYVDTVNPTLAIDAPSVVDQDQDSVEFEITVKDNFNLVKLSLDGDVLYNQDVFDEIKIADPISNTVTAKVDLVDGMNSFMVVAEDGAGNKVEKEVKIDRSESDLRAERISGADRYITAVELSQEGWESSDTVVLARGDNYADALAGVPLAKMHDAPLLLSRTAKLPADTYEEIKRLGAKTVHVLGGTGAISDAVVKQLKSDGITVERISGADRFETAAKIAEKFGKSESAIVVSGTNFPDALSVASYAGSEGTPILLSRTDSVPNATKAALVKLGVENSLIIGGTGAISEQAASELPNSFRISGADRYKTSLEVAKYFGSPTDTVYVATGKSYADALAGGALAAKDDTGVYLVGKSVPKELGEHLQKNGVEYVKVIGGSQAVSDDILKQLDEYLNNK